One genomic window of Pseudomonas aeruginosa includes the following:
- the dnaE2 gene encoding error-prone DNA polymerase: MAAWLVRMSAYAELHCLSNFSFQRGASSAAELFARAARLGYRALAITDECSLAGIVRAWQAAREHQVQLIIGSEIRLEQGPKLVLLAEDLEGYQNLCRLITRGRRQADKGHYRLLREDLQQPLAGLLAIWLPNDHGDEQAAWLRERFPQRLWLGVELHRGADDDARLDKLLALASHLRLPPVACGDVHMHARGRRALQDCMTAIRNHLPVSEAGAYLFPNGERHLRTLEALQGIYPQALLAETLKIAERCRFDLEQLKYQYPRELVPAGHDPASWLRHLTEQGIARRWPNGASAKVRKQIERELELIAELGYESYFLTVQDIVAFARGREILCQGRGSAANSAVCFALGITELDPDRTNLLFERFLSRERNEPPDIDVDFEHERREEVIQYVFTRYGRQRAALTAVVSTYHGAGAVRDVAKALGLPPEQVDVLANCCGRWSDQAPSAERLEEAGFDPQSPILRRVLALTGELIGFPRHLSQHPGGFVISEQPLDTLVPVENASMAERTVIQWDKDDLDAVGLLKVDVLALGMLSALRRSFDLIHALRGGKRLSIASIPSEDPATYEMISRADTIGVFQIESRAQMAMLPRLRPQKFYDLVIQVAIVRPGPIQGDMVHPYLRRRNGEEPVAYPSAELEEVFERTLGVPLFQEQVMELAIVAADYTPGEADELRRSMAAWKRHGGLEHHRERLTRGMLANGYEADFAARIFEQIKGFGSYGFPESHAASFALLTYASSWLKRHEPAAFACALINSWPMGFYSPDQLLQDARRHALQTRPVDVRHSGWDCSLESFGQAQPAIRLGLRMIRGFREEDARRIEQVREAEPFLDVHDLSRRARLDARALELLADAGALRGLAGHRHKARWAVASVEPQLPLFAEGTVIEESTVSLPLPSRGEELLSDYALLGTTLGPHPLKLLRGQLKARRCRDSRELAKLGHGRPIRVAGLVVGRQRPQTASGITFITLEDEFGMVNVVVRHDLAERQRRPFLESRLLQVEGILESSGEVRHVIAGRLHDLTPLLTGLDVRSRDFH; the protein is encoded by the coding sequence GTGGCTGCATGGCTGGTTCGCATGAGCGCCTACGCCGAACTGCATTGCCTGTCCAACTTCAGTTTCCAGCGCGGCGCCTCCAGCGCCGCGGAACTCTTCGCCCGTGCAGCACGCCTGGGCTATCGGGCCCTGGCGATCACCGACGAATGCAGCCTGGCCGGTATCGTGCGGGCCTGGCAGGCGGCGCGGGAGCATCAGGTACAACTGATCATCGGCAGCGAAATCCGCCTCGAACAGGGGCCCAAGCTGGTCCTCCTGGCGGAGGACCTGGAGGGCTACCAGAACCTCTGTCGCCTCATCACCCGCGGCCGGCGACAAGCCGACAAGGGCCACTACCGGCTGCTGCGCGAAGATCTGCAACAGCCGCTCGCCGGCCTGTTGGCGATCTGGTTGCCGAACGACCATGGGGACGAGCAGGCTGCCTGGCTCCGCGAACGCTTCCCCCAGCGCCTTTGGCTGGGCGTCGAGTTGCATCGCGGCGCCGATGACGATGCCCGCCTGGACAAACTGCTCGCGCTCGCCTCGCATCTCCGGCTACCGCCCGTGGCCTGCGGCGACGTCCACATGCACGCCCGCGGCAGGCGAGCCCTGCAGGACTGCATGACAGCGATCCGCAACCATCTGCCGGTCAGCGAGGCCGGCGCCTATCTCTTCCCCAACGGGGAACGCCACCTGCGTACCCTGGAGGCCCTGCAGGGGATCTACCCGCAAGCCCTGCTGGCGGAAACCCTGAAGATCGCCGAACGCTGCCGGTTCGATCTGGAACAGCTGAAATACCAGTACCCACGCGAATTGGTACCGGCCGGACACGACCCGGCGTCATGGCTCCGCCATCTCACCGAACAGGGCATCGCCAGGCGCTGGCCGAACGGCGCGAGCGCCAAGGTCCGCAAGCAGATCGAGAGAGAACTCGAGCTGATCGCCGAACTGGGCTATGAAAGCTATTTCCTCACCGTGCAGGACATCGTCGCCTTCGCCCGGGGCCGGGAAATCCTTTGCCAGGGCCGCGGCTCGGCGGCCAATTCGGCAGTGTGCTTCGCCCTCGGCATCACCGAGCTGGACCCGGACCGGACCAACCTGCTGTTCGAGCGCTTCCTTTCCCGCGAGCGCAACGAACCACCGGACATCGACGTGGATTTCGAACACGAGCGCCGCGAGGAGGTCATCCAGTACGTTTTCACACGCTACGGACGCCAGCGCGCGGCGCTGACCGCGGTGGTCAGCACCTACCACGGCGCCGGCGCGGTGCGCGACGTAGCCAAGGCCCTGGGTCTGCCGCCCGAGCAGGTCGACGTCCTGGCCAACTGCTGCGGCCGCTGGAGCGACCAGGCCCCCAGCGCCGAACGCCTGGAAGAGGCCGGCTTCGATCCGCAGAGTCCGATCCTGCGCCGGGTGCTGGCCCTGACCGGCGAGTTGATCGGTTTTCCGCGCCACCTCTCGCAGCACCCCGGCGGCTTCGTCATCTCCGAGCAGCCATTGGACACCCTGGTCCCGGTGGAGAATGCCAGCATGGCCGAACGCACGGTGATCCAGTGGGACAAGGACGATCTCGACGCGGTCGGCCTGCTCAAGGTCGACGTCCTCGCCCTGGGCATGCTCAGCGCCCTGCGCCGCAGCTTCGACCTGATCCACGCGCTGCGCGGCGGCAAGCGGTTGAGCATCGCCAGTATCCCGAGCGAAGACCCGGCTACCTACGAAATGATCAGCCGCGCCGATACCATCGGCGTGTTCCAGATCGAGTCGCGCGCCCAGATGGCCATGCTGCCACGCCTGCGCCCGCAGAAGTTCTACGACCTGGTGATCCAGGTCGCCATCGTCCGCCCAGGGCCGATCCAGGGCGACATGGTGCATCCTTACCTGCGCCGGCGAAACGGAGAAGAGCCGGTGGCCTATCCGTCAGCCGAACTGGAGGAAGTCTTCGAACGAACCCTGGGCGTCCCGTTGTTCCAGGAACAGGTCATGGAACTGGCGATCGTCGCCGCCGACTACACACCGGGCGAGGCGGACGAACTGCGTCGCTCGATGGCCGCCTGGAAGCGTCATGGCGGCCTGGAACACCACCGCGAGCGGCTGACCCGAGGCATGCTCGCCAACGGCTACGAGGCCGACTTCGCAGCGCGCATCTTCGAGCAGATCAAAGGCTTCGGCAGCTACGGTTTCCCTGAATCCCACGCCGCCAGCTTCGCCCTGCTCACCTACGCCAGCAGTTGGTTGAAACGTCACGAGCCGGCGGCCTTCGCCTGCGCCTTGATCAACAGTTGGCCGATGGGCTTCTACAGCCCCGACCAGTTGCTCCAGGACGCCCGCCGTCACGCCCTGCAGACACGCCCGGTGGATGTCCGCCACAGCGGTTGGGATTGCAGCCTGGAGTCGTTTGGCCAGGCGCAACCGGCCATACGCCTTGGCCTGCGGATGATCCGAGGCTTTCGCGAGGAGGATGCCAGGCGTATCGAGCAGGTCCGGGAGGCCGAGCCGTTCCTCGACGTGCACGATCTCAGCCGACGCGCCAGGCTCGACGCCCGGGCCCTGGAGTTGCTGGCCGATGCCGGCGCCCTGCGCGGTCTCGCCGGACACCGGCACAAGGCGCGCTGGGCCGTCGCCAGCGTCGAGCCGCAATTGCCGCTGTTCGCCGAAGGGACCGTCATCGAAGAGAGCACGGTCAGCCTGCCACTGCCTTCGCGCGGCGAGGAACTGCTGAGCGATTACGCTCTCCTCGGCACCACCCTCGGCCCGCATCCGCTGAAACTCTTGCGTGGACAGCTCAAGGCCCGCCGCTGCCGCGACTCCCGCGAACTGGCGAAACTGGGACATGGGCGACCGATACGGGTCGCCGGCCTGGTGGTCGGCCGGCAGCGCCCACAGACCGCCAGCGGCATCACCTTCATCACCCTGGAAGACGAGTTCGGCATGGTCAACGTGGTGGTCCGACACGACCTTGCCGAACGGCAGAGGCGGCCATTCCTCGAGTCCCGGCTGCTACAGGTGGAGGGCATCCTGGAGTCCTCCGGCGAGGTGCGCCACGTCATCGCCGGGCGCCTGCATGACCTGACCCCTCTACTCACCGGCCTGGACGTCCGCAGCCGGGATTTCCATTGA
- a CDS encoding Y-family DNA polymerase, translated as MLWACILLPQLAMDSALRQRNNPDAPLALLGGPAQRRQLQAVNPAARALGLKPGQSLIAAQALSRDFATAEYDLAAVERWQAFLAAWAYGFSSQVSLHYPRALLLEVQSSLALFGPWPRFEARLRKELTALGFRHRLCLAPNPVAARVLANSHDGLAIEDETALQRQLSALPLDRLGLSRELAVALGRMGLRHLRQVLELPRAALARRFPAELLLHIDRLCGRSPLALEHYRPPDTFDLRIELNFDVESHQALLFPLRRLSADLAAFLAGRDSGVQRFTLHLEHHGRADSQVTVGLLSAEREAAMLFELTRGRLEQLQLPAPVHAVRLEARELPPFTPQHRELFDERPQQYLGWEQLRERLRARLGDEAVQGLSAVAEHRPERSWRPHSCDRAQSPAACGLRPGWLLAEPRPLGEALPTVLAGPERIESGWWDGEDIRRDYYLVETRSGQRAWVYREVGSEGPLWLHGWFA; from the coding sequence ATGCTCTGGGCTTGCATTCTCCTGCCGCAACTGGCCATGGACAGCGCGCTGCGTCAACGGAACAATCCCGACGCACCGCTGGCGCTGCTCGGCGGCCCAGCGCAGCGCCGGCAGTTGCAGGCGGTCAACCCAGCGGCACGCGCGCTCGGCCTGAAGCCCGGTCAATCGCTGATCGCCGCCCAGGCCCTGAGCCGGGACTTCGCCACGGCGGAATACGACCTCGCCGCCGTGGAGCGCTGGCAGGCCTTCCTCGCCGCCTGGGCCTACGGTTTCAGCTCGCAGGTCAGCCTGCACTATCCGCGCGCGCTGCTGCTGGAAGTGCAGTCCAGCCTTGCCCTGTTCGGCCCCTGGCCACGCTTCGAGGCCCGCTTGCGCAAGGAACTCACGGCGCTGGGCTTCCGCCATCGCCTGTGCCTGGCGCCGAACCCGGTGGCGGCGAGGGTCCTGGCGAACAGCCACGACGGCCTGGCCATCGAGGACGAGACAGCGCTGCAACGCCAGTTGTCCGCCCTTCCGCTGGACCGCCTGGGACTCTCGCGGGAGCTGGCCGTCGCCCTCGGACGCATGGGACTGCGCCATCTGCGCCAGGTCCTCGAGTTGCCGCGCGCCGCCCTGGCCCGTCGCTTCCCGGCCGAACTGCTGTTGCACATCGACCGCCTCTGCGGCCGCAGCCCGCTGGCGCTGGAGCACTACCGGCCGCCGGACACCTTCGACCTGCGCATCGAACTCAATTTCGACGTGGAATCGCACCAGGCCCTGCTCTTCCCCCTGCGACGGCTGAGCGCCGATCTCGCCGCCTTTCTCGCCGGACGCGACAGCGGCGTGCAGCGCTTCACCCTGCATCTAGAGCATCACGGGCGCGCCGACAGCCAGGTCACGGTCGGCCTGCTCAGCGCCGAACGCGAGGCGGCGATGCTCTTCGAACTGACCCGCGGCCGTCTCGAACAGCTGCAACTGCCCGCCCCCGTGCATGCCGTGCGCCTGGAGGCCCGCGAGCTGCCTCCTTTCACGCCGCAGCACCGCGAACTGTTCGACGAGCGCCCACAGCAGTATCTCGGCTGGGAACAGTTGCGGGAACGCCTGCGCGCGCGGCTGGGCGACGAGGCGGTACAGGGCCTGAGCGCCGTCGCCGAACACCGTCCGGAGCGAAGCTGGCGGCCGCACAGCTGCGACAGGGCGCAATCGCCGGCAGCCTGCGGCCTCCGCCCCGGCTGGCTGCTGGCGGAGCCACGCCCCCTCGGCGAGGCCTTGCCCACCGTGCTGGCCGGCCCGGAGCGGATCGAGTCGGGCTGGTGGGATGGCGAAGACATCCGCCGCGACTATTACCTGGTGGAAACCCGCAGCGGACAACGTGCCTGGGTCTATCGCGAGGTCGGCAGCGAAGGGCCGCTGTGGCTGCATGGCTGGTTCGCATGA
- the vreA gene encoding TonB-dependent outer membrane receptor VreA (component of a cell-surface signaling system involved in the regulation of potential virulence factor genes), whose protein sequence is MSILGVARSCAVSLLGLGMLLPASGAVPGDGGRPPLRLAVHAFDIPPQSLASALVTYSGVTGMAVLVDGELARGRRSARLQGRFTASDALTRLLGGTGLMARYTSQEAFTLLPAQAVRNAAPLPAEMPKVEQPLDRRYAGAVQAALEEQLCRSPRTRPGTYRAVLQLWIGRFGEVRHSRLLGSTGDPQRDSALVESLRGVRVMQATPATLAQPLTILLLPKTTGKAMECKLTEGVGGS, encoded by the coding sequence ATGTCGATCCTCGGGGTGGCAAGGTCGTGCGCAGTGTCGTTGCTCGGTCTCGGCATGCTGCTGCCGGCGTCCGGCGCCGTGCCGGGCGATGGCGGCAGGCCGCCGTTGCGCCTGGCGGTGCACGCGTTCGATATTCCTCCGCAGAGCCTGGCATCGGCGCTGGTGACCTACAGCGGGGTGACGGGAATGGCGGTTCTGGTGGATGGCGAACTGGCCCGTGGACGGCGCTCGGCCCGCTTGCAGGGGCGCTTCACCGCCAGCGACGCCCTGACCCGACTGCTCGGCGGAACCGGCCTGATGGCGCGCTACACCAGCCAGGAAGCGTTCACCCTGCTGCCGGCGCAGGCCGTCAGGAACGCTGCGCCGCTGCCGGCAGAGATGCCGAAGGTCGAGCAGCCGCTGGATCGGCGCTACGCGGGAGCGGTCCAGGCGGCGCTGGAAGAACAGTTGTGCCGCTCGCCGCGCACTCGTCCGGGTACCTATCGCGCGGTGCTGCAACTCTGGATCGGTCGCTTCGGCGAGGTTCGCCACAGTCGCCTGCTCGGTTCGACCGGCGACCCGCAGCGGGACAGCGCCCTGGTGGAAAGCCTGCGCGGCGTGCGGGTGATGCAGGCGACGCCCGCTACGCTGGCCCAGCCGCTGACCATCCTGTTGCTGCCGAAGACGACGGGCAAGGCCATGGAATGCAAGCTGACGGAGGGAGTGGGAGGGTCATGA
- the vreI gene encoding RNA polymerase sigma factor VreI (component of a cell-surface signaling system involved in the regulation of potential virulence factor genes) — protein MSDSRQSAMVKLFLASYDDFKARLKRRLGSEDLACDVLHETYLRVDRLDDALEVKKPQAYLFRIALNIAADRREGDARLLTGEEVAELLQVADEGLDPERIVGGHAEIRRLLEALCELPARRRQILIASRLEEMPHAEISRRFGISTRTVEKELKAALWFCAERLERKVIQRFGPGAGKPS, from the coding sequence ATGAGCGATTCGCGGCAAAGCGCGATGGTGAAGCTGTTCCTCGCCTCCTACGACGACTTCAAGGCGCGCCTGAAACGGCGCCTGGGCTCCGAGGACCTGGCGTGCGACGTGCTGCACGAAACCTACCTGAGAGTCGACCGGCTGGATGATGCCCTGGAGGTCAAGAAGCCCCAGGCCTACCTGTTCCGTATTGCCCTGAACATTGCCGCCGACCGCCGCGAGGGCGACGCCCGCCTGCTCACCGGGGAGGAGGTGGCGGAGCTGTTGCAGGTGGCCGACGAAGGCCTCGACCCGGAGCGCATCGTCGGCGGTCACGCCGAGATCCGTCGCCTGCTGGAGGCGCTTTGCGAACTGCCGGCGCGGCGTCGGCAGATTCTCATCGCCTCGCGCCTGGAAGAGATGCCGCATGCGGAAATCTCCCGTCGCTTCGGCATTTCCACCCGCACCGTGGAGAAGGAACTCAAGGCCGCCCTGTGGTTCTGCGCGGAGCGCCTGGAAAGAAAAGTCATCCAGAGGTTCGGTCCCGGGGCCGGAAAACCGTCATAA
- the pigA gene encoding biliverdin-producing heme oxygenase PigA, whose translation MDTLAPESTRQNLRSQRLNLLTNEPHQRLESLVKSKEPFASRDNFARFVAAQYLFQHDLEPLYRNEALARLFPGLASRARDDAARADLADLGHPVPEGDQSVREADLSLAEALGWLFVSEGSKLGAAFLFKKAAALELDENFGARHLAEPEGGRAQGWKSFVAILDGIELNEEEERLAAKGASDAFNRFGDLLERTFA comes from the coding sequence ATGGATACCCTGGCCCCTGAATCCACTCGGCAAAACCTGCGTTCGCAACGCCTCAACCTGCTGACCAACGAGCCGCACCAGCGCCTGGAGAGCCTGGTGAAGAGCAAGGAACCCTTCGCCAGCCGGGACAATTTCGCCCGCTTCGTCGCCGCCCAGTACCTCTTCCAGCATGACCTGGAGCCGCTTTATCGCAACGAAGCGCTGGCCCGCCTGTTCCCCGGCCTGGCTTCCCGCGCCCGCGACGACGCCGCTCGTGCAGACCTGGCGGACCTCGGCCATCCGGTGCCGGAGGGCGACCAGAGCGTGCGCGAGGCCGACCTGAGCCTGGCCGAGGCACTGGGCTGGCTGTTCGTTTCCGAAGGTTCGAAGCTGGGCGCTGCGTTCCTGTTCAAAAAAGCCGCCGCGCTCGAACTCGACGAGAACTTCGGCGCCCGCCATCTGGCCGAGCCGGAAGGCGGCCGCGCGCAAGGCTGGAAGAGCTTCGTGGCGATCCTCGACGGCATCGAGCTGAACGAGGAGGAAGAGCGCCTGGCCGCCAAGGGCGCCAGCGATGCCTTCAATCGTTTCGGCGACCTGCTGGAGCGTACCTTCGCCTGA
- the imuA gene encoding translesion DNA synthesis-associated protein ImuA, with protein MALSALLDARRIWKGQSAIPAGASQPTGHVHLDALLPGGGWPEHALSEILHARDGVGELQLLMPTLARLTQAQRRVVLVGAPYVPYPQAWLAAAVDLRHLVLLQASGRDALWAAEQCLRSGSCAAVLCWPQQADDRALRRLQVAAESGQALGFAYRPLREAVNPSPAALRLCIETRPPRLRILKCRGGLAPATALPASAWQ; from the coding sequence ATAGCGCTGAGTGCGCTGCTCGACGCACGTAGGATCTGGAAAGGCCAGTCCGCTATACCGGCCGGTGCTTCCCAGCCTACCGGGCATGTGCACCTGGACGCACTGCTGCCCGGCGGCGGTTGGCCGGAGCATGCCCTGAGCGAAATCCTCCATGCCCGCGACGGTGTCGGCGAACTGCAACTACTGATGCCGACCCTCGCTCGCCTGACCCAGGCGCAACGTCGCGTCGTCCTGGTCGGCGCACCTTACGTACCTTATCCGCAGGCCTGGCTGGCCGCCGCGGTCGACCTGCGCCACCTGGTCCTCTTGCAGGCCAGCGGACGCGACGCCTTGTGGGCTGCCGAACAGTGCCTGCGCTCGGGCAGTTGCGCCGCTGTGCTGTGCTGGCCGCAGCAGGCCGACGACCGCGCCCTGCGCCGCCTCCAGGTCGCCGCCGAAAGCGGCCAGGCCCTGGGTTTCGCCTATCGTCCCCTGCGCGAAGCGGTCAACCCTTCGCCGGCAGCGCTACGCCTGTGCATCGAAACCCGCCCCCCACGCCTGCGCATCCTCAAGTGCCGGGGCGGCCTCGCGCCGGCGACCGCCCTGCCAGCCAGCGCCTGGCAATGA